From a region of the Rutidosis leptorrhynchoides isolate AG116_Rl617_1_P2 unplaced genomic scaffold, CSIRO_AGI_Rlap_v1 contig230, whole genome shotgun sequence genome:
- the LOC139882124 gene encoding PHD finger protein ALFIN-LIKE 2-like, with amino-acid sequence MQMASTPRTVEEIFKDFSSRRAAIVRALTYDVDEFYGACDPERENLCLYGHSNETWEVNLPAEEVPPELPEPALGINFARDGMERKDWITLVAVHSDSWLLSVAFYLGAQLNRNERKRLFSLINESSTVFEVVTDKKSVKEKPSVADSGSKSRGSTKRSNDGQVKSNPKPPAEENYEEEEEEDDEHSDTLCGSCAGNYNQDEFWICCDICERWFHGKCVKITPAKAESIKHYKCPSCSMKNKP; translated from the exons ATGCAAATGGCTTCCACTCCTCGAACCGTAGAGGAGATCTTCAAGGATTTCAGTTCCAGACGAGCTGCCATCGTTCGTGCTTTGACTTACG ATGTAGATGAATTCTATGGAGCTTGTGATCCAG AAAGGGAGAATTTGTGTTTGTATGGACATTCAAATGAAACATGGGAAGTCAATCTTCCGGCTGAGGAAGTCCCACCTGAGCTTCCTGAGCCAGCACTTGGCATTAATTTCGCAAGAGACGGTATGGAGCGAAAAGATTGGATCACGCTCGTCGCCGTGCATAGTGATTCATGGTTGCTTTCTGTTGCTTTCTATCTCGGCGCTCAGCTGAACCGAAATGAAAG GAAACGTCTTTTTAGTTTGATCAATGAGTCTTCGACAGTTTTTGAGGTTGTAACGGATAAGAAATCTGTGAAAGAGAAGCCCAGTGTAGCAGACAGTGGAAGCAAATCTAGAGGCAGTACAAAG AGATCAAATGATGGGCAAGTGAAAAGCAATCCTAAGCCGCCAGCTGAAGAGAATTACgaagaggaggaagaagaagacgACGAACATAGCGATACACTGTGTGGAAGTTGTGCTGGGAATTACAACCAAGACGAGTTTTGGATTTGTTGCGACATATGTGAAAGGTGGTTTCATGGGAAATGTGTGAAGATAACACCAGCAAAGGCTGAAAGCATCAAGCATTACAAATGTCCTTCTTGCAGCATGAAGAACAAACCCTAG
- the LOC139882123 gene encoding jasmonate-induced oxygenase 1-like — protein sequence MSCLHSHWPEPVVRVQSLAESGIQSIPKRYIKPPSDRPNITSRDDHVPTSTLVPNMIDDIPVIDIQHLVNSANSDPNLRADTLSRISDACREWGFFQVVNHGISHDLLKDVRELWRDFFKLPVEVKQEYANAPDTYEGYGSRLGIEKGAILDWSDYFFLNFMPVSMRKTSKWPSRPESCRELTAKYGEEVVKFCGSLLKVFSLNLGLKEDHLQNAFGGQDIGACLRVNFYPKCPQPDLTLGLSPHSDPGGMTLLLPDENVAGLQVRRGDDWVTVKPVTNAIIVNLGDQIQVLSNAVYKSVEHRVIVNSVKDRVSLAFFYNPKSDILIKPLEELVTEDMPALYKPMTYAEYRLHIRTKGPSGKAQVESLKATKQ from the exons ATGAGCTGCTTGCATAGCCATTGGCCTGAACCTGTTGTTAGAGTTCAATCTCTAGCCGAGAGTGGAATTCAATCCATTCCCAAACGTTACATAAAGCCACCTTCCGATAGACCTAACATCACCTCACGTGACGATCATGTGCCGACATCAACCCTTGTCCCTAACATGATCGACGACATACCCGTCATCGACATACAACACCTCGTTAACTCCGCTAATTCTGACCCGAATCTTCGTGCGGACACTCTCAGTCGCATCTCTGACGCGTGTCGCGAGTGGGGATTCTTTCAAGTCGTCAACCATGGTATCAGCCATGATCTTTTGAAGGACGTTCGAGAATTGTGGCGGGATTTCTTTAAGCTCCCGGTCGAGGTTAAGCAGGAATATGCCAACGCGCCTGATACTTATGAAGGGTATGGTAGTCGCTTGGGGATCGAGAAAGGAGCGATTCTCGATTGGAGCGATTACTTCTTTCTCAATTTCATGCCTGTTTCTATGAGGAAGACCAGCAAGTGGCCTTCACGCCCTGAGTCTTGCAG GGAATTGACGGCAAAATATGGTGAGGAAGTTGTGAAGTTTTGTGGAAGCCTACTGAAGGTGTTCTCCTTAAACCTAGGACTTAAAGAGGATCATCTACAAAATGCTTTTGGAGGACAAGACATTGGTGCTTGTTTAAGGGTTAACTTCTACCCAAAATGCCCTCAGCCAGACCTTACACTAGGCCTTTCGCCACATTCCGACCCTGGTGGAATGACCCTTCTCCTCCCCGATGAAAACGTCGCCGGACTTCAAGTCCGTAGAGGCGATGATTGGGTCACCGTAAAGCCTGTGACTAATGCTATTATCGTCAATCTCGGAGATCAGATTCAG GTACTAAGCAATGCTGTCTACAAGAGTGTGGAACATCGAGTGATAGTGAATTCAGTCAAAGATCGTGTATCGTTAGCTTTCTTCTATAACCCAAAGAGCGATATTCTGATCAAGCCATTGGAGGAGCTTGTGACCGAGGACATGCCAGCTCTTTATAAACCGATGACTTATGCTGAATATAGGCTTCACATTAGGACAAAGGGTCCAAGTGGCAAGGCTCAAGTTGAATCCTTAAAAGCAACTAAACAATAA